From one Humulus lupulus chromosome 8, drHumLupu1.1, whole genome shotgun sequence genomic stretch:
- the LOC133797904 gene encoding uncharacterized protein LOC133797904 isoform X2, translating into MMILVEKIKVVKIEKKMKIILILRALVEPKMLVVGTIKNKDDNVALKILEVADFATEVENVLIVVAEIDKEVASQFPMVVELATEVSPHLLEVAVSATKVVESATEVASHFVSHIPKFAELGTDVAPKLPEVALDLLEVAELAKVAEDVNEVAQVVGTIASQSFFDSLSDTVLEEAYKNAINVVKAIKTTEVVFFFCSNYRFCFFFQMFNFILFLLVYSYFFFIGIYSSLHCYFSICW; encoded by the exons ATGATGATTCTAGTGGAGAAGATAAAAGTAGTAAAGATAGAGAAAAAGATGAAGATCATACTTATATTGCGTGCACTAGTGGAGCCAAAGATGCTAGTAGTGGGCAcaataaagaataaagatgaCAAT GTTGCACTTAAGATTTTGGAGGTTGCAGATTTTGCAACCGAGGTTGAAAATGTTCTCATAGTGGTTGCAGAGATTGATAAAGAGGTTGCATCTCAGTTTCCCATGGTTGTAGAATTAGCAACAGAGGTTTCACCTCATCTTCTAGAGGTTGCAGTATCAGCGACAAAGGTTGTAGAATCAGCAACAGAGGTTGCATCCCATTTTGTATCTCATATTCCGAAGTTTGCAGAATTAGGAACAGATGTTGCACCTAAGCTTCCAGAGGTTGCACTTGATCTTCTAGAGGTTGCAGAATTAGCAAAGGTTGCAGAGGATGTCAACGAGGTTGCACAGGTTGTTGGAACTATTGCATCCCAGTCTTTTTTTGATAGTTTGTCTGACACAGTATTGGAGGAGGCTTACAAAAATGCTATTAATGTTGTAAAAGCAATCAAGACCACAGAggtagtgttttttttttgttcaaactatagattttgttttttctttcaaatgtttaattttattttgtttttgttagtGTATTCTTATTTTTTCTTCATAGGAATCTACTCCTCATTGCACTGCTATTTTTCCATATGTTGGTAG
- the LOC133797905 gene encoding vacuolar protein sorting-associated protein 24 homolog 1-like isoform X1: MDKIKSILKPRANPQQQLRDWQRRLRQECRNIERQIRDVQREEKGVEKAIKEAAKRNDMGSAKALAREIVSSRKTVNRLHENKAQLNSISMHLGESVAIARTVGHLSKSSEVMKIVNNLMKAPEMAVTMQEFSKEMTKAGVIEEVVNDALDTALDSEDIEEETEEEVDKVLNELAGEMAAQLPEATRKERIKLPAQTASASKQEEAIAEGVDDEEEMEELRARLAKVRS, encoded by the exons atggacaaaatcaAGAGCATCTTAAAACCCAGAGCCAATCCTCAACAGCAATTGAGAGATTGGCAGAGGCGTCTCCGCCAAGAATGCCGCAACATCGAACGCCAGATTAGAG ATGTTCAGAGAGAGGAGAAGGGTGTGGAAAAAGCCATTAAAGAGGCTGCGAAGAGAAATGACATGGGCTCCGCCAAG GCCCTTGCAAGGGAAATTGTAAGTTCGAGGAAAACTGTTAATCGACTTCACGAAAATAAGGCCCAGTTAAATTCAATATCAATGCATCTTGGAGAAAGTGTTG CTATTGCCCGTACTGTTGGTCATCTGTCCAAGAGCTCTGAAGTCATGAAAATTGTCAATAACCTAATGAAAGCTCCAGAGATGGCTGTCACAATGCAAGAGTTTAGCAAAGAAATGACTAAG GCAGGGGTGATTGAAGAAGTTGTAAACGATGCTCTTGATACAGCATTAGATTCAGAAGATATAGAAGAGGAAACTGAGGAAGAGGTCGATAAGGTTTTGAACGAATTAGCTGGGGAGATGGCCGCACAGCTTCCAGAAGCTACCAGGAAAGAGAGGATAAAGTTACCTGCTCAAACAGCTAGTGCATCGAAACAA gaagaagccattgctgaagGCGTAGACGATGAAGAAGAAATGGAAGAGTTAAGGGCAAGGCTTGCTAAAGTGAGATCGTAA
- the LOC133797905 gene encoding vacuolar protein sorting-associated protein 24 homolog 1-like isoform X2: MGSAKALAREIVSSRKTVNRLHENKAQLNSISMHLGESVAIARTVGHLSKSSEVMKIVNNLMKAPEMAVTMQEFSKEMTKAGVIEEVVNDALDTALDSEDIEEETEEEVDKVLNELAGEMAAQLPEATRKERIKLPAQTASASKQEEAIAEGVDDEEEMEELRARLAKVRS; encoded by the exons ATGGGCTCCGCCAAG GCCCTTGCAAGGGAAATTGTAAGTTCGAGGAAAACTGTTAATCGACTTCACGAAAATAAGGCCCAGTTAAATTCAATATCAATGCATCTTGGAGAAAGTGTTG CTATTGCCCGTACTGTTGGTCATCTGTCCAAGAGCTCTGAAGTCATGAAAATTGTCAATAACCTAATGAAAGCTCCAGAGATGGCTGTCACAATGCAAGAGTTTAGCAAAGAAATGACTAAG GCAGGGGTGATTGAAGAAGTTGTAAACGATGCTCTTGATACAGCATTAGATTCAGAAGATATAGAAGAGGAAACTGAGGAAGAGGTCGATAAGGTTTTGAACGAATTAGCTGGGGAGATGGCCGCACAGCTTCCAGAAGCTACCAGGAAAGAGAGGATAAAGTTACCTGCTCAAACAGCTAGTGCATCGAAACAA gaagaagccattgctgaagGCGTAGACGATGAAGAAGAAATGGAAGAGTTAAGGGCAAGGCTTGCTAAAGTGAGATCGTAA
- the LOC133797904 gene encoding uncharacterized protein LOC133797904 isoform X1: MMILVEKIKVVKIEKKMKIILILRALVEPKMLVVGTIKNKDDNVGYFSDDVDISHQVALKILEVADFATEVENVLIVVAEIDKEVASQFPMVVELATEVSPHLLEVAVSATKVVESATEVASHFVSHIPKFAELGTDVAPKLPEVALDLLEVAELAKVAEDVNEVAQVVGTIASQSFFDSLSDTVLEEAYKNAINVVKAIKTTEVVFFFCSNYRFCFFFQMFNFILFLLVYSYFFFIGIYSSLHCYFSICW; the protein is encoded by the exons ATGATGATTCTAGTGGAGAAGATAAAAGTAGTAAAGATAGAGAAAAAGATGAAGATCATACTTATATTGCGTGCACTAGTGGAGCCAAAGATGCTAGTAGTGGGCAcaataaagaataaagatgaCAAT gTTGGTTATTTTTCTGATGATGTTGATATTTCACATCAGGTTGCACTTAAGATTTTGGAGGTTGCAGATTTTGCAACCGAGGTTGAAAATGTTCTCATAGTGGTTGCAGAGATTGATAAAGAGGTTGCATCTCAGTTTCCCATGGTTGTAGAATTAGCAACAGAGGTTTCACCTCATCTTCTAGAGGTTGCAGTATCAGCGACAAAGGTTGTAGAATCAGCAACAGAGGTTGCATCCCATTTTGTATCTCATATTCCGAAGTTTGCAGAATTAGGAACAGATGTTGCACCTAAGCTTCCAGAGGTTGCACTTGATCTTCTAGAGGTTGCAGAATTAGCAAAGGTTGCAGAGGATGTCAACGAGGTTGCACAGGTTGTTGGAACTATTGCATCCCAGTCTTTTTTTGATAGTTTGTCTGACACAGTATTGGAGGAGGCTTACAAAAATGCTATTAATGTTGTAAAAGCAATCAAGACCACAGAggtagtgttttttttttgttcaaactatagattttgttttttctttcaaatgtttaattttattttgtttttgttagtGTATTCTTATTTTTTCTTCATAGGAATCTACTCCTCATTGCACTGCTATTTTTCCATATGTTGGTAG